CGGTGACGGTGACCGTCGCCCCCCCGTGTTCGATGGCGTTCCGAAAGAGGTTCTCGAACAGCTGTTTGAGCCGGAGCCGGTCCGCGCTCATCACCAGGTCCGTGTCCACCACCAGGGTCGCGCCGTCGGTCAACACCGTCGCCCAGCACTCGCCGACGAGCTCGGCGAGATGGATGTCTTCGGCGTCGGCCATCGGGGTCCCCGCTCGCGCCAGCGCGAGCAGGTCGTCGGTGAGCTCGCCGATGCGCCCGAGCGCGCGGTCGACGGCGTCGAAGTGCTCGTCTTCCCCCGTCGCCCGCGCCAACTCCAGGTGGCCCTGTGCGACGTTCAAGGGGTTCCGGAGGTCGTGGCTCAGCACCGAAGAGAACTCTTCGAGCCGTTCGTTTTGGGCCGCTAACGTCAGTTGGCGCTCGTGCTGTTCGGTGACGTCTCGCAGCACGAACAGCCGGCCGATCCGCTCGTCCGTGGGTTTCGGCCGGTCGGGGACGCTCTCCACCCGGATCGGCGAGACCGAGGCCTCGTACCGGCGTCGCGCCCCGTCTCTGGTGAGCGGCACGGCGACCGACTCGCCGTCCTCGCAGGCCAGCGCCTCGGTGGGGATCACGGCGGCCGCGTCGCTGCCGAGGACGTGCTCGTCGGCGTCGAGGATCGTCTGTGCCGTCTCGTTGATGTCGACGACGCGGTCCCGCTCGTCGACCGCGACCACGGCGTCGGCCATGCTCACGAACAGCGACCGCCGGGCGATGGGAACGACGTCTAAGAACCCGGTGTAAAACAGCGCCCAGAACGCGACCACGCTGCTCGCGGCGACGCCGATGACGCCGATGTCCAGCCCCGGCACCACGATCAGGTCCAGCACCTCGACGAGCGCGGCGCCGAGCGGGAGGACGCCCGCGGCGACCATCGCGATCGACTGCTGCCGGTAGACGCCGCGGTGGGTCGCGAACTCGCCGGTGAGGAAGCCGATGCCGGCGACCAAAAAGGCGATCTTCCAGGCGGCGGTGACCCACAGCAACACGCCGGGCATCGGGTCGATAGCGCCCATGTGGGAGACGGTCGTGGGCTCCGCGATGACCAGCCGGTGGATCGGATCGGTCGCGAGGACGAGCCAGTCGAGCGCGAGGAGGCCGGCGACGGCCGCGAGGACGGTCGGTCGGGACCACCAGACCCGGCGCGTGTACTCGACGACGACGTAGAACCAACAGAGCGACACGAAGCCGGTCGCCGCGTAGGTCCCGCGCTGTGCCCACATCGTCAGCGCGGGATCGGCGATTAGCGAGGCCGCGGCCGCGGTGGCCGCCCACGCGCCGCCGCCGATGGCGAGCAGCACCAGCGGCGTGCCGCCGGGTCGAGACCGATACGGCATCGCCGCGACGGCGACCAACAGACAGGCGACGCCGACGGACAGCTCGATCAGCGAGGCGGCGAGGAGTGTGTTCATCGCGGTCGGATGGTGGCGAGCGGACACAACACCCGACACCGTCGTGGGAGCCGCGGCGTGACTGTTGTGCGGTGTGTTTGTGGTTGGTACGCCGGCCGCCCGTCACGGGCTTCGGGCGTCGCGCTCGCGTTCCGACGGCTCCGGTGCGCTCGAACGGACGTGACGGGGTACTTCAGTCGGACGTGTGCATCGATCCCACTTAACTACTGCGTAGCGATTCTATCCGGTGATACTCCGGTAGTAGCCGTTTCGAACGCCCAGACACAATTTTCCGAGTTAATAATAACAGGAATTAAAATCGTCGTCGAAGCCGATGCCGACGCCGACGGGAGAGCGATAGGGGCGGCCGTCCACTCTCACGCATTTATATGTCTCCCGCCGTCAGCTACTGGTGTGTCCCGCGTCACCGTTAGTATCGACCCGCACGTCCACTCGGACGACAGCTACGACGGCCACGAGCCGGTCGAGCTCATCTTGGAACACGCCGCGGAGATCGGTCTCGACGCCGTCGTCATCACCGACCACGACGTCATCGGCGAGTCGAAGCGGGCGGCGGATATCGCGGCGGAGTACGGGCTGATCGGCATCCCCGGCGTGGAGGTGTCGACCGCGCACGGGCACCTGCTCGCCATCGGCGTCGAGCGCATGCCGCCGCGCCGGGAGCCGTACGACGAGACCGTCGCGTGGATCCGCGATCACGGCGGCGTCGCGATCGTTCCCCACCCCTTCCAGCGGTCGCGCCACGGCGTCCGCGAGCGGAACATCCCCCTGCCGAACGCCCACGAGGACGCGGACGATGCCGTCGCCGAGGTCGACGCCATCGAGGTGTTCAACGCGTGGCTGTTCACCGGCTACCGCAACCGTCGCTCGCGGCGGTTCGCGGCCAAACACGGCTATCCCGGAATCGCCGCGAGCGACGCCCACCACTTGGAGTACGTCGGACGCGCGTACACCGAGGTCGAAATCGAGGGCCGCGAGTCGGTCGACGCGGTCACGGCCGACGACGTCTTGGACGCGATCCGAAACGGCACGACGCGAGTCGACGGGCGGCGCGCGCCGATCCGGATGGCGGCGAAACACTACGTCGGCGCCGCCGGCCGCAAGTCCGGGTACTACGCGCGGACCGGCACGGTCAAAAGCGTGAGCGCCGCACGGCGCGGCGTGACGGAGGCGCTCTCGACGCTCAGCGTCGCCGTCTCCCAGGGCACGCACCGCGCCGCACGCGTCCTCTCGTGGGTGACGTGACCGGGGCACGGCGTCAGCGCCGGCCGAACTGAGCCCTCCCGGAGACAACTGAGCCCTCCCGGAGACGGGTTTTTGCCCGCGGGCGCGAAACGACCGACCATGAGCCACGACAGACGCGAGGCCGGATTCAAACGGCGGACCCGCGTCGCGGACGCGCTGGCGACGCTGCTCGACGCGGTCGACCCCCACGGCCGAACCGAGTCGGTCCCGCTCGCCGACGCCGACGGCCGAGTCCTCGCCGAGCCGATAGACGCCCCGGCGCCCGTGCCGAGCTACGACCGCGCGGCGATGGACGGGTACGCCGTCCGCGCCGAGGACACCTTCGGCGCGTCCGACCGCTCGCCGACGGTGTTGCGGGCGGTCGGCACCGAGGCCGACGCGATAGCGCCCGGCGAGGCGGCGCGAGTCCACACGGGGAGCGCGGTCCCGGACGGCGCCGACGCGGTCGTGATGATAGAGCAGGTCGAGACCGTCGGCGAGGAGGTCGAGGCGTTCGACGCGGTGGCGGCCGGCGAGAACGTCGGCGAGGCGGGCGAGGACGTCGCCGACGGACAGCGCCTTTTTAAGGCCGGCCACGCCCTGCGCCCCTCGGACCTCGGTCTGCTGAAGTCGGTCGGCCTCGACGCCGTCTCCGCCTACGAGCCGACGAGCGTCGCCGTTATCCCGACCGGCGAGGAGTTGGTCCAGGCCGACCCCGATCCGGGCGAGGTCATCGAGACGAACGGGCTGACCGTCTCTCGGCTGGTCGAGCGGTGGGGCGGCGCGGCGCGCTACCGCGACGTGGTCACCGACGACGAGGACGCGCTCGCGGCCGCCATCGAGGCCGACCTCGACGCCGACGTGGTCGTCACCACGGGCGGGTCGTCGGTGGGCGAACGCGACCTGCTCCCGGAGGTCGTCGACGCCGTCGGCGAGGTGCTGGTCCACGGGGTCGCGCTGAAGCCGGGCCACCCGGTCTGTCTCGGCGTCGCCGACGGCACTCCCATCGTCTCGCTGCCGGGGTATCCCGTGGCGTGTATCGTCAACGCCGCGCAGTTCCTCCGGCCGGTGCAGCGTCGCGTCGGCGGGACGAGTGCGCCCCCGTTCCCGACGCGGCGGGCGACGCTCGGCCGAAAGATCGCGAGCGAGCCCGGAACGCGGACGTTCGCGCGCGTCTCGCTCGACGAGCCGGGGGCGGACGACGACGAGGGAGGGCTCCCGACCGCCGAGCCCACTCGCGCCAGCGGCTCCGGCATCCTCTCCAGCGTCGCGCTCGCCGACGGCTGGGTCGTCGTTCCGGAGCCGCAGGAGGGGCTCGACGCGGGTGCCGTCGTCGATGTACAGCTCTGGGAGGGGAGCCGATGAGCGACCGCAAGGAGTTCCGCGACCTCGCGACGCCGGCGGCGGCTCACGCGGCGATCGACGACCTCGATCTGGCGCCCCCACCCGAAACGGTCGCCCTCGAAGACGCCCGCGGTCGGGTGCTCGCGGAGCGGATCGACGCCGCCATCGACGTGCCGGGGTTCGACCGCGCCTCGATGGACGGGTACGCGGTCCGCGCCCGCGACACCTTCGGAGCGGACGAGGCCGCCCCCGCCGAACTCGATCTGATTGGCTCGGTCCACGCCGGGGTGACGCCCGCGGTGACCGTCGAGCCCGGAACGTGCGCCGAGATATCCACCGGCGCCGTGATGCCGGACGGCGCCGACGCGGTGGTGATGGTGGAGCGGACGGACGAGGTCGAGACGGCCGACGGTGAGACGGACCGAATCGCGATTCGGACCGCCGTCGCGCCGGGCGATCACGTGATGAGCGCAGGAACGGACATCGCGGCGGGCGCGCGAGCGCTCGGACCGGGAACGCGCCTGACACCGCGCGAAATCGGCCTGCTCTCGGCGCTCGGCGTCGACGAGGTGCCGGTCAGGGGGCGGCCGCGGGTCGGCATCGTCTCGACCGGCGACGAGTTGGTTCGCCCCGGCGAGGCGCTCGACCCCTCGCGCGGCGAGATATACGACGTGAACTCGACGACGATCGCGGCCGGCGTCGAGGAGGCGGGCGGCGAGCCGGTCCTCTACCCCCACGCCGGCGACGACTACGCGGAGATGGAGCGACTGCTCCGGCGGGCGGCGGACGAGTGCGACCTGGTGCTCTCGTCGGGGTCGACCTCGGCGAGCGCGGTCGACGTAATCTACCGCGTGATCGAGGAGCGCGGCGACCTGCTGCTCCACGGCGTCGCGGTCAAGCCCGGCAAGCCGATGCTCGTCGGGCGGCTCGACCGCGGCGGGAGCGACGCGGCGAGCGAGAGCGGCAGGGCGGGCGAGTCCGCGTACGTCGGGCTCCCCGGCTACCCCGTCTCGGCGCTCACCATCTTCCGGACCTTCGTCGCGCCGGCGATCCGCGAGGCGGCCGGGCAGCCGGCGCCCGCGACGGCGACCGTCGAGGGACGGATGGCGGTCGGCGAGCGCTACGGCGAGGGGCGCATGCGGCTGATGCCGGTCGGCCTGCTCGCGGTGGAAGACGGAGACCCCCCGCTCGTCTACCCGGTCGATAAGGGGTCAGGCGCGACGACGAGCCTCGTCGAGGCCGACGGCGTCGTCCCGGTCGACCCGGACACCGAGTACCTCGACCGCGGCGAGCGCGTCTCGGTCCAGCTGTTCTCGCCCGACGTCAGACCGCCTACCCTGCTTGCGGTCGGCGAGGACGACCCGGCGCTCAACCGCCTGCTCGACCGGCTGGACTCGCCCCGGTACCTCACGGTCGGCTCCCGCGAGGGGCTCCGCCGGCTCCGCGACGGCGTGCCGGACGCGGCGGTCGTCGCGGGCCCGACGGCGAGAGAGGTCGACGCCGTCGACCTCGGCGGCTGGACCCGCGAGTGGGGGCTGGTCGTCCCCGCGGGGAACCCGGCCGACGTGACGGGGCTGGCCGATCTGGTCGACGGCGACCGCCGCTTCGTCAACCGGCCCACCGACTCGGGGCTCCGGCGGGCGTTCGACGACGCGCTCGACGACCTCGCGGCCGAGCGGGACGCGTCGCGCGCCGACCTCACCGACCGGATCGACGGCTACGAGCGGACCGTCCGCGCGTTCGAGAGCCCGGTCAGGAAGGTGCTCGCCGCGGACGCCGACGCCGGCCTCGGCCTCCGCGAGACGGCCGAGCGCCTCGGCTGCGGGTTCGTGTCGCTCGGCGAGCAGTCGGTCGTCGTCCGCGCCGCGCCCGACCGCGTCGAGCGCGAGGCGGTCGGCGAACTGGCGGGCGCGCTGGAGGCGCTGGGAGCGGGCGGGGACGACGACCCGCTCCGCGGGCTGGCGGGCTACTCGCGGAACAGCCGGAACGAGCCCTGACCGACCACGACCTCGGCGGTGTCGCCGTTCGTGGAGCTGGTGACCGTCATGTCGCTGACGCCGATCGACCCGCCCGACCTGACGACGGTCGCCTCCGCGCGGAGGTTGCCGGTCGCGGGGCGGAGGTAGTTCGCGTCCAGGTTCACGGTCGCCACGCCGCCCGAGACGGGGTCCTCGAAGGCGGTCCGCTGGACGAGACCGCCGGCCGTGTCGGCGAGCGTCGCCGCCACCCCGCCGTGGATCGTGCCGCCGTCGCTGTTCGTCAACTTGTCGTCGAACGGGATAGAGAGGACGACGCGCCCGCGCTCGACCACGTCGACCGACGTGTTCAGCCACGAGAGGTAGCCGTGTTCGTCTTCGATCCGCCGCTTGACGAGGTCGACCGCGTCCTGCGGGAGCGGCTCCATCGCCTCGACCTGACTCCGGTCCATACCCCACTCTCGGCGTCGCCCCGTTTGTAGCCCTCGGAACTCCCGACAACCGCAGTGGGGTTGGCGCGCGGTCGGAGCGGCCGCTCGGTCTCTCTCTCACCCCACGCCGAGCCGGATCGGGTCGTCGCTCGGCGCGAGCGCGAGCGACACGCGGTCCCCGAGTTCGAACGCGGCGTCCGGGCAGACGACCTTCGCGGCTACCCCGTCGCCGGCGGCCGCGAAAAGCGAGAGCCCGACCACGCGCTCGCCGTTCGCGAGCAGGTCGACCGGCTCCCAGGCGAGGCCGCGCCCCGCGGCGACGCCGACGCGCGTCCCCCAGAGCGACACCTCGGCCCCGTTGGCGAGCGCGTCGAACGAGCCGCCGCCCGCGTAGTGGGCCAGCCCCCCGTCGAGCGGAATCCCTTCATCGCTCGCGAGCGCCGCGAACCCCTGACCGGGGGCCGGGTGGGCGGGCGCGTCGAGGACGACGTGGGTCGGGCCGCGCGCGCTCACCACGCCGGTCCCGTCCCACCGCACCGGCGCGACCGACGCCGCGACGTCGACCGGCAGCGACCCGCTCGCCCGGAGCGCGTTCGCGTCCGGCGGTCTGAACCCGAGGTGGACGTGGTCGTCGACCCACCGACCGAAGAAGCCGGAGCGCGTCATCGGTCCGAGCGCGTCCCCGACGGCGACGTGATCGCCGGGCGAGACGGCCGGGACCACGTGCAGTATCCGGGCGCGCGTGCCGGGCGCGGCCCCCGCCCGCCGACACCAGTCGTCGTCGAGTTCGACGACGATCAGGTGGTCCTCGGCGGCGGCGTACGGGCGGTCCGGGCAGCCGACCGTCCGCGTGTCGCGGACGACGCCAGCGACCGGGGAGATGCCCGTCTCGCCGGCCGGATAGAGATCGATCGCGCAGCCGTCGTCGTGGGCGGGGTACGGGGAGTTGAACCGCGAGAATCGCCGGTAGCGGTCGAGGACTGCCGACGGGAGCGTGACGGCCATCGCCTCGTTGTAAGGGGGCCGACGGTCAAGTGGGCGTCGGAGGCGGCGACCGGGGCGTCGCCGGCGCGTCACCGGGGCGCTGCTCGGCGACGGAGCCCCGCGCCGGGTCAGTCGTCCGCCGGCTCGATCCCCGAGATCACGAACTCGGCGCCCCCGGCCTCGGACTCTCCGACCGACAGCGACCACCCGTGCGCCTCGGCGATGTCGCCGACGATGGCGAGTCCGAGCCCGGTCCCGCCCCCGAGCGACACGCCGCGTTCGGTCACCTGCGAGCGCTTCTCCGGCGGGACGCCGGGACCGTCGTCGGCGACACGGAGGGTGACCCCGTCGTCGCCGCGGTCAATCTCGACCCGCACCGTCACGTCGTCGCCGGCGTGTTCGATCGCGTTCCGGAACAGGTTCGAGAGGAGCTGTTCGAGCCGGTCGCCGTCCGCGAGCGCCGTGACGTCCGACCCGCCGACCGACAGCGTCGCGTCCGCGGTCTCGAGGCGTGACCAGACCCGCCTGGTCGTGCCGTCGAGCGAAACGCGGTCGAGCGAGTCGACCGACTTGCCGGCGGTCGCCAGCGACAGCAGCCCCTCGATCAGGTCGTCCATCCGCTCGTGGGCGTTCGCGGCGCGGTCGAGCGCCTCCTCGGTGTCGCCGTCGCCGTAACGGGCGAGCTCCACCGCCGCCGTCGCCGCGGCGAGCGGGTTCCGGAGGTCGTGTGAGACGACGCCGGCGAAGTCTTCGAGCCGCTCGTTCTGCCGCTCCAGTTCGGCCTCGCGGCGCTCCAGTTCCGTCTGCCGGCGCTCGCGTTCGGTCACGTCGCGGAGCAGGAACACGTGTCCCCGGTCGGTGCCGCGGGGGTCCGTGATCGGGTCCTCCTGGATGTCGAACTGGCGGTCGTCGATCGATATCGGGTGTTCCACGCCGACCTCCAGCCGCGGGAACACGTCGGAGAGCGACGCGCCGAGCGCGTCGGGCGAGAGCAGCGCTTCCGCCGCCGGGTTCAGATCGCGGATCCGGCCGTCCGACCCGGCGACGATGACGGGGTCCTGGATCACCTCGACCGCCGTGTCGCGCGCGACGACGGCGGCGTCGAGCGTTCCGAGCCAGAAGACGGTGCCGTATAAAAAGACCCCGTGGACGACGAGCCCCGTCGGATACCACGCGAGGTGCGCGTAACTCCCCACGTCGACGAGCGTGACGACGCCGCCGAGGAGCGGGAACAGCGTGCCGAGCAGGATGACGAACGTCTGGAGGCGGTAGCGGTTCCCGGTCCGGCGGTACAGGTCGATCACGACCAAGATGCCGGCGACGCAGAGCCCGTAGGCGTACAGCACGAACGCCGCGTCCGCGACGCCGGGGCCGAAGGAGAGCAGCGTGAACGGCCCTTCGGTGACGGCGGAGAGCGACCGGCGCGAGAGCCCGTGCGTGGCGCTCGACCACGCGGCCAACACCCAGACGAAGGGCAGCACCGCGAGCGCGACGGTGCGGTTCTCGGTGCGCCACTGGTCGTGTCCGGAAAACGCCAGCACGAACGCCATCCAGACGCCGGGGACGGCGGCGACGAGCGGCGTCGAGAGGTTGAGCGCGACCACCATCGCCAGTTCGCTCGCGGCGGCGACGCGGACGGCATATAAAAGCGAGATGCCGCCGCCACAGAGCAGGTAGAGCGCGACCTCGGTGGTCCCCGGCTCGTCGCGGTCGAGCCACGCGACGCGGCCGAGCCAGAGCCCGATGGCGCCGGCGAGCAGGCAGGCTGCGAGGTACGCTTGCACCGGCAGCGCACCGAGTTCACTCATCGGTATCGGAGACAGTCGGAGTGTTGGCAAAACCTTTGTGCCACGGCTCCGCCGTCGGCTGACTCGCCGCCGACGCCCGTCAGACGCCCGTCGCAAGCGGCTTGGCCGGGCGGCCCCACGCTCCGGGTATGCACGTGGTCAGAGGGCGCGACCCGCGGCCCGCGGTCGACCGCGAACACACGGCGGCGCTGCTCGCGAACGCGGGCGACGGCGAACCGGGGGTCCGGGTGTGGACGCCCGTTCGACAGGTCGCCTTCGGCCGGCGAGACGCCCGCGAGTCGGGGTTCAGGCGGGCGACGGCGGCCGCCGCGGAGCGCGGGTTCGCGACGATAGAGCGCGACGTCGGCGGGCGGGCCGTCGCCTACCCCGGCGACACGCTCGCGTTCGCGCACGCGCTCCCGCTCGGCGACGGCCGGGACCGCGGGTCGATATCGGAGCGCTACGAACTCGCGACCGAGACCGTCCGCGACGCGTTGCGGGGGCTCGGCGCCGACGTGACGGTCGGCGAGCCGCCGGCGTCGTTCTGTCCCGGCGACCACTCGATCCGGGTCGCTAGCGGCGGAAAGGTCGCGGGGATCGCCCAGCGCGTTCGCGGTGACGCCGCGCTCGTGGCGGGGTGTGTGATCGTCACGCGAGCCGACGCGAGCGACATCGCCGAGGTCACCGCCGCGATATACGACGCGCTCGACGTGTCGTTCGACCCGGAGACGGTCGGGAGCATCGCCGGCGCCGGCGGCCCCGAATCCCCGCAGCGCGTGGCACGGGCGCTGGAGGCGGCGTTTCTCGACGGACCCTGGGGCGACGGCGATCCGCGGGTGACCCGGATCGACCCGGACGGTTGAGGGGCGCCTGTCGGCGTCGAGGCGGCCGCCCGGCGGATCGCGGCCGCGTTACGCTTTCGACGTGCTTTTTATTCGCGGGGGTCTCGGTTCGCGCATGGCCGAATTCAAAGTCGTCATCGCCGACCCCGAGACCGGCGAGACGTTCCAGCGAGAGGTCGACGGACAGGACGCAAACCGATTCCTCGGTCGCGAGATCGGCGACGAGATCGGCGGCGACGCCGTCGGGCTCTCCGAGCACACGGTCGCCATCACCGGCGGCTCCGACGAGACCGGGCGCCCGATGCGCGAGGACGTCTCCGGCACGCGCCTGAAGGAACTCCTCTTGGAGGGTGGCGTCGGCTTCGAGCCGTCCCGCGAAGGCGAGCGCAAGCGCATCACCGTCCGCGGCCGCGAAATCGACGACGACGTGGCGCAGATCAACGTCTCGGTCGTCGAGGGCGACGACGTCGCCGCCGCGCTCGGCGAAGGCGACGACGCCGACGAGGAGTAACTCCCCGTTTTCGATGCCCCGCGTTCCCTCCGACGACGAGGGCGTCGCTTCGATTCGCGTCTCACTCGCCCGGAGCGGCGGCACTCGCCGGCCCTGCGTCCGGATCCCGAACGACGACGCGCTCGACGGGCGCGTCGAGTCCGGCACCTGTGAGTCGCTGTCGCTCGCTGCGGGCGATATCGTCCGCGTCGCCTTCGACCGCGAGGAGCACTACGCGCCGGTGCGGAGCGACGGCGAGGGGCGACTCCTCCGGGGCGCGTTCGACAACCGGCGGCTCGCGCGGGAGCCCGGCGAGGGCGCGAACCGCCTCGCCGAGTGGCTCGACGAGAACGGTCGAGAGCCGGGCGAGGTCGTCGTCCTCGACGTCGTCGTCCCCGGCGAGCTGTACGGCCTTCGTATCCCCGGCGAACGGGCGATGTACGAGGCGACGCGCGGCCCTCGGTCGTCGCTCTCGGACATCGCTCGCGACCTCGACGGCTGAGCCCCCTCGGAACGCGACGATCCGCCCGACGCGGCCGCCGACGAGCGGGCCGAATCCCTTATTCTCGCGCGGACCCGATGATACGGTATGCAAGAGGTCGACGCGGATCTGACGGCGCTCGACCGCGGGATCATCAACGCCTTCCAGGGCGGGTTCCCCGTCGTCGAGCGCCCGTTCGAACCGGCCGCGGCCGCGCTCCGCGAGCGCGGGGTCGACGTGACCGGCCCGGAACTGTGCGATCGCGTGCGCGAACTCGACGAGGAAGGGATCCTCTCGCGGTTCGGCGCGCTCGTCAACGCCGAAGAGATCGGCGGTGCGGCGTCGCTCGTCGCGATGCACGCCCCGCCGGACCGGTACGAGGAGGTCGCGGAGACGGTAAACGAGTTCACCGCGGTCGCGCACAACTACGAGCGCGAGCACCCGCACCTCAACATGTGGTTCGTGGTGAGCGTCGCCGACCACCCGGACCCGGACAAAGACGGGACCGACCGCGTCGAGGAGGTCCTCGCGGACATCGAGGCGGCGACCGGACAGGAGACGTACAACCTCCCGAAGGTCCAGGAGTTCCACGTCGGCGCGAAGTTCCTCCTCGACGGCCCCGTCCCCGAGGGCGACGTCGACCTGTCGGATCTCGGCCCCGAAGTGACGCCGAGCAGTCGGGAGACGCTCACGCCGGAGGAGCGCGACCTGGTCGTGGAGATTCAGGGCGGGCTTCCGATCACCGAGACGCCGTACGCCGACGTGGCGGCCGCGATCGGTGCCGACGCCGACTGGGTGATCGAGACGATAAAGCGGTTCAACGCGGAGGGGAAGGTGCGACGCGTCGGCGTCATCCCGAACCACTACGCCCTCGGCTACACGGAGAACGGGATGACCGTCTGGAACGTCCCGGAAGACGCCTTAGCCGAGGTCGGCCCGGCGGTCGCGAGCCTCGAGTTCGTCACCCACTGCTACGAGCGCCCCCGGCACGAGGGCGTCTGGGAGTACAACTTCTTCGCGATGACCCACGGGCGGACGGAGGCCGAAAGCGAGCGGCGGATCGCGGAGGTCAAAGCGCTGATGGACGAGTACTGGACCGTCGGCGAGGACGACTGGGACACGCTGTTCTCGACCCGGATCTTAAAGAAGACCGGCATCCGCATCGCCGACCGCGCGGACAGCAACACGGCGTGACCCGGCGAACGACGGCCAGAGAGAGACACCCGTGATCCCACTGTATCACGACTTCACCGGCGAGGCGGTGCTCGTGTTCGGCGGCGGCGGGGTCGGGTCGCGGAAGGCGGCCCGGTTCGCCGCGGAGGCGCGGGTCGTCGTCGTGAGCCCCGCGTTCGACGAGCGGCTGCGCGACCTCGCGGCGGGGGGTGACGGCCCCGGCGTCGAACTCGTGCGCGCCGCGCCGGACGCCGACGCGGTGCGCGAGTGGGTGGCCCGCGTCGGTCCCGCGCTCGTCGTCGCCGCCACCGACGACGCGGCGATCAACACGGCGGCCGAGGCGGCCGCGCTGGACGCG
This genomic window from Halorubrum sp. PV6 contains:
- a CDS encoding Lrp/AsnC family transcriptional regulator codes for the protein MQEVDADLTALDRGIINAFQGGFPVVERPFEPAAAALRERGVDVTGPELCDRVRELDEEGILSRFGALVNAEEIGGAASLVAMHAPPDRYEEVAETVNEFTAVAHNYEREHPHLNMWFVVSVADHPDPDKDGTDRVEEVLADIEAATGQETYNLPKVQEFHVGAKFLLDGPVPEGDVDLSDLGPEVTPSSRETLTPEERDLVVEIQGGLPITETPYADVAAAIGADADWVIETIKRFNAEGKVRRVGVIPNHYALGYTENGMTVWNVPEDALAEVGPAVASLEFVTHCYERPRHEGVWEYNFFAMTHGRTEAESERRIAEVKALMDEYWTVGEDDWDTLFSTRILKKTGIRIADRADSNTA